DNA from Sphingomonas psychrotolerans:
AGAGGCAGCCGATCAGCAGCCCGCAAACCAGCGGCAGCAGGATCACCAGCTTGAGGATGTACGACCACATCATGCGCGCGCGGTCCGCTTCTCCGGGCTGACCAATTCGGTCATGCGGACGCCGAACTTCTCGCCGACGGTGACGACTTCGCCGCGGCCGATCAGCGTGCCGTTGACGAAGATGTCGAGCAATTCATTGGCGTCGCGGTCGAGTTCGATCACGCTTTCCTCGCCGAGCGCGAGCAACTCGCGCAGCGACAGCGAAGTCGAGCCGATTTCGACGGTCAGCTTGACGTCAACATCCTGGAGCAGCCGGAAATTGGCGGCCACCGAAGTATCGACGGGAAAACCCCCGG
Protein-coding regions in this window:
- the fliN gene encoding flagellar motor switch protein FliN, with the translated sequence MNDMAGGFPVDTSVAANFRLLQDVDVKLTVEIGSTSLSLRELLALGEESVIELDRDANELLDIFVNGTLIGRGEVVTVGEKFGVRMTELVSPEKRTARA